Proteins encoded within one genomic window of Geotalea daltonii FRC-32:
- a CDS encoding aldehyde ferredoxin oxidoreductase N-terminal domain-containing protein: MRYAETGFNLEVDLSQGTVKRVPTDRKLSELHLGGQGTAARILWDRVPPETDPLSPENILIFSTGLLHGTPVPGANRTSVSTFSPLTGLYVNSLMGGWFGPELKFAGYDKIIISGESPSLVYLYINNDTVEIRDAGHLQGKGCQEVATLLQKELKEPKLQVAAIGLAGENKVFQATIEHANSSASRHGVGAVMGAKRLKAIAVRGTKDVYVSGAAELWELCRGKYQEIYDNKNCGDPMAHDHNESFHVDNFAWGNARTRRKDYWNKEREEQWVGLWKEVRTRDSGCYNCPKDCHYTISYPGRHTYFLKCFNKLTYSMAAFEEIDFNYNILGLTSAYGMDGFSTPQVLAFAIELYEAGILTEKDLPDFPADGAGRFFYLLDKVVHREGIGDVLANGVYQAARIIGKGAEAYDHNTTKKVEQVPLKLGVVNYPFFLMYCTGEKMNITQIEGSFPQAPIANPEKRRKFVENWSAAPERFKKWLLEWEPKQHMPIEASVNVCDWNEAMHYVDDAIGTCAWLSSFRGQFGGSPPYHLFNLPQIIGLAAGIELDSDGLLEISRRNRNLVRALNIRRGLRRNVEKPPEDHWKIRDPEMEQKHLDAYYEFKGWTSDGIPTRETLDRLQLQYVSEDFIARGILPAA, encoded by the coding sequence ATGAGGTACGCAGAGACTGGGTTTAATTTAGAGGTTGATCTGTCACAGGGAACCGTGAAGAGGGTGCCGACCGACCGGAAATTGTCCGAGCTCCACCTGGGGGGACAGGGAACGGCCGCAAGGATACTATGGGATCGCGTTCCGCCGGAAACCGATCCTCTTTCCCCCGAAAATATACTCATCTTCAGCACGGGGCTCCTCCATGGCACCCCGGTGCCCGGTGCCAACCGCACCTCCGTCAGCACCTTTTCCCCCCTGACCGGGCTTTATGTCAATTCGCTGATGGGGGGGTGGTTCGGGCCGGAACTGAAATTTGCCGGCTATGACAAAATCATCATCAGCGGCGAATCACCCAGTCTGGTCTATCTCTACATCAACAACGACACGGTCGAGATCCGAGATGCAGGCCATCTTCAGGGCAAGGGTTGCCAGGAGGTCGCAACCCTGCTGCAGAAAGAACTGAAGGAGCCGAAGCTACAGGTCGCAGCCATCGGGCTGGCAGGTGAAAACAAAGTGTTTCAGGCCACCATCGAACATGCCAACTCCAGCGCATCCCGTCACGGGGTGGGCGCGGTCATGGGGGCCAAACGGCTGAAGGCGATTGCGGTACGCGGGACAAAGGATGTGTATGTTTCCGGTGCGGCAGAGCTCTGGGAATTGTGTCGCGGCAAGTATCAGGAAATTTATGATAACAAGAACTGCGGCGACCCCATGGCCCATGACCACAATGAAAGTTTCCATGTGGACAACTTTGCCTGGGGCAATGCACGCACCCGGAGAAAAGACTATTGGAACAAAGAGCGCGAGGAACAGTGGGTGGGGCTCTGGAAAGAGGTCCGCACCCGTGATTCCGGCTGCTACAACTGTCCGAAGGATTGCCACTACACCATCTCCTATCCGGGGCGCCATACCTATTTTCTCAAGTGCTTCAACAAGCTTACCTACAGCATGGCAGCCTTCGAGGAGATCGACTTCAATTACAACATCCTGGGGCTGACCAGCGCCTATGGCATGGATGGGTTTTCAACGCCTCAGGTGCTTGCCTTTGCCATTGAGCTCTACGAGGCGGGCATACTGACCGAGAAGGATCTTCCTGATTTCCCTGCCGACGGTGCGGGAAGGTTCTTCTATCTCCTGGACAAAGTCGTGCATCGTGAAGGGATCGGCGACGTGCTGGCCAATGGCGTCTATCAGGCCGCCCGTATAATAGGCAAAGGTGCCGAGGCATACGACCACAACACTACGAAAAAGGTTGAGCAGGTGCCGCTCAAGCTGGGTGTGGTCAATTACCCTTTCTTCCTCATGTACTGCACCGGCGAAAAGATGAACATCACCCAGATCGAAGGCTCCTTTCCCCAGGCCCCCATTGCCAATCCGGAAAAGCGCAGGAAATTTGTCGAGAATTGGTCCGCCGCGCCGGAGCGGTTCAAGAAATGGCTGCTGGAGTGGGAGCCAAAGCAGCACATGCCCATTGAGGCCTCGGTTAATGTCTGTGACTGGAACGAGGCGATGCACTACGTGGACGATGCCATCGGCACCTGTGCGTGGCTGTCGTCCTTCCGCGGGCAGTTCGGCGGGTCCCCTCCATATCATCTGTTCAACCTCCCCCAGATCATCGGGCTGGCGGCCGGTATCGAGCTCGATTCCGACGGGCTCCTGGAAATATCCAGAAGGAATCGCAACCTGGTGCGGGCACTCAACATCAGAAGAGGACTGAGGCGGAATGTGGAGAAGCCGCCGGAGGACCATTGGAAGATACGGGACCCCGAGATGGAACAGAAGCACCTGGACGCCTATTACGAGTTCAAGGGGTGGACCAGTGACGGTATCCCCACCAGGGAGACGCTGGACCGATTGCAGCTTCAGTATGTGAGCGAAGACTTCATCGCTCGGGGAATCCTGCCGGCCGCCTGA
- a CDS encoding 4Fe-4S binding protein, with amino-acid sequence MSDQPKKKMVKEVKVDLDKCIGCRACEVACSGFHASPKYSSFNPARSRIRVVQDLVNDVYVPLRAAEYTPAECTGRQTFKIHGKQYSECNFCPASCPSRDLFKEPDSGLPLKCDMCEEEETPLCVQVCRPGALTYEVREEERAEEEPALGEVEVGLKSLLHKHGAQKVLDTIARLQND; translated from the coding sequence ATGAGCGATCAGCCAAAGAAGAAGATGGTCAAGGAAGTAAAGGTGGATCTTGATAAATGCATCGGGTGCCGTGCCTGCGAGGTGGCATGCTCCGGGTTTCATGCCAGCCCCAAATACAGCAGCTTCAACCCGGCCCGGTCCCGCATCCGGGTGGTCCAGGATCTGGTCAATGATGTCTATGTGCCGCTACGGGCCGCTGAATATACGCCGGCCGAGTGCACGGGCAGACAGACCTTCAAGATCCATGGCAAGCAATACAGCGAGTGCAACTTCTGCCCGGCTTCCTGCCCTTCGCGGGACCTGTTCAAGGAGCCCGATTCCGGCCTCCCCCTGAAATGCGACATGTGTGAGGAGGAAGAAACGCCCCTGTGTGTCCAGGTTTGCCGACCCGGCGCCTTGACCTATGAAGTGCGTGAAGAGGAACGGGCTGAGGAAGAACCTGCATTGGGTGAGGTGGAGGTAGGACTGAAATCCCTGCTCCACAAGCATGGAGCCCAAAAGGTGCTGGATACCATCGCCCGCCTGCAGAATGACTGA
- a CDS encoding (Fe-S)-binding protein has protein sequence MHKKELKVETVAPFKEIIDVIKEEGGDPFKFCYQCGKCDSVCPWNRVRTFSMRKLVRQASLGLTEIESEDIWRCSTCGRCPQNCPRGVKQIESGVALRRIATQNEVFPAAVEPLRTVSVGLMGEGNPFNDERKNRGDWAQGLSVKPFTKEMEVLYFSCCYLSYAPRLKKVAAATANVLNKAGVKFGILGERENCCGESIRKTGNEELFTKLAKENIQNFIDNGVKKILVSSPHSYHTFKNEYPEFMVNFEVVYVTDYLNQLIKDGRLKLSKECPKKVTYHDPCYLGRHNGIYDQPREILKRIAGLELVEMADSRENSLCCGGGGGRIWVETPKEERFSDLRVGQAVSVGAEVLATSCPYCITNFEDSRLSLDEGVVLEIKDITEILEELM, from the coding sequence ATGCACAAAAAGGAACTGAAAGTGGAAACTGTTGCTCCATTTAAAGAGATCATCGATGTCATCAAGGAAGAAGGCGGAGATCCCTTCAAGTTCTGTTACCAGTGCGGCAAGTGCGATTCCGTCTGCCCATGGAATCGAGTTCGCACCTTCAGTATGCGCAAACTGGTCCGTCAGGCCAGTCTGGGACTGACGGAGATCGAAAGCGAAGACATCTGGCGCTGCAGTACCTGCGGCAGGTGTCCCCAGAACTGCCCGAGGGGTGTGAAACAGATCGAATCGGGGGTAGCTTTACGCAGGATCGCCACCCAGAACGAGGTGTTTCCTGCCGCCGTGGAGCCGCTGCGCACGGTGAGCGTGGGGCTGATGGGAGAAGGAAACCCTTTCAATGACGAGCGGAAGAACAGGGGGGACTGGGCGCAGGGATTGTCGGTCAAACCCTTTACCAAGGAGATGGAGGTCCTTTATTTCTCCTGTTGCTACCTGAGCTATGCCCCCAGGTTGAAAAAGGTGGCTGCTGCCACGGCGAACGTCCTCAACAAGGCCGGGGTGAAATTCGGCATTCTCGGCGAAAGAGAGAACTGCTGCGGGGAAAGCATCCGCAAGACCGGCAACGAGGAGCTTTTCACCAAGCTGGCCAAGGAGAACATCCAGAACTTCATCGATAACGGCGTCAAAAAGATCCTCGTTTCCTCCCCCCACAGCTACCATACCTTCAAAAACGAGTATCCCGAATTCATGGTTAACTTCGAAGTCGTCTACGTCACCGATTACCTGAACCAGTTGATCAAGGACGGCAGGCTGAAACTCAGCAAGGAATGCCCAAAGAAGGTCACCTATCACGATCCCTGTTACCTTGGGCGCCACAACGGCATCTATGACCAGCCGCGGGAGATCCTGAAGCGGATAGCCGGGTTGGAGCTGGTGGAGATGGCCGATTCACGGGAAAACAGCCTCTGCTGCGGCGGGGGAGGCGGCAGAATATGGGTGGAAACGCCGAAAGAAGAGCGTTTTTCAGACCTGCGCGTGGGACAGGCGGTCAGTGTGGGGGCCGAGGTGCTCGCCACCTCCTGCCCCTATTGCATTACCAATTTTGAGGACAGCAGGCTCTCCCTCGATGAGGGGGTGGTCCTGGAAATCAAGGATATCACGGAGATTCTCGAGGAGCTGATGTAG
- a CDS encoding CoB--CoM heterodisulfide reductase iron-sulfur subunit A family protein, which produces MAQKKFIDVLVVGGGISGIQAALDLANSGFKVYLVDKAPAIGGKMSQLDKTFPSNDCSMCIESPKFNECSRHPNIEILTYTAVESVKGKAGNFKVTLVKKPRYVVEEKCTGCNLCVEYCPAKVPDRYNQNISDNKAIHIHFSQALPLIPYVDPEACLYLKDGSCTICVGVCKPNAIDLHQEEELMEVNAGAIVLAPGFETFDPKLRSDYGYGVFENVVTSLDYERILSSTGPYEGTISRPSDKKHPHKIAWIQCVGSRQVNPEGGNSYCSAVCCAYTQKQVILTKDHDPGMEATIFHNDIRAFGKEFERFYQRAEKLSDVRFIRSYVSIGRENPETRNVSIRYSTFDQGVKEEEFDMVVLSVGLNPPADVQTMATTFGIELNEYGFCKTRPGNAIETTRPGIYVSGAFTGPADIPESVVTAGGANALCSELLSYRRGDLSRERVYPPEKDVAKEEIRIGVVVCLCGANIGRVVDTPAVVEYAAGLPNVVYAERNMFACSTENAQLIADAIVEHNLNRVVLAACTPRTHEPLFRDTCREAGLNQYYFEFANIREHCSWVHSKDKEGATEKAKDIVRMAVARAAHLEPLQEFQLPVNKTALVVGGGIAGMTSALSMANIGFQVHLVEKESDLGGMARRLHYTLDGLEVQPLLDDLVRKVYRHPLIHISLDATITDVSGYVGNFVTTVISEGRRREIAHGAAILATGADEYKPTEYLYGQNDQVLTSLELEERIAKGDEQTLGAQTLVMIQCVGCREEWKNYCSRVCCSQSIKNALKLKELNPEMEIYVIYRDMRTYGFREDYYREAANKDVKFIRYEPAGKPLVEAATEGGRPIIRVTVPDPVLGQKLAIDANLLVLAAAVVPSAASQEMAKLFKVAMNTDGFFQEAHVKLRPVDFGADGIFLCGLAHYPKHITETISQAYGAAGRTVNLLTRDSVTASGAVCDVTRSNCVACAACITACKYDAIELVDTPFGKEATVNPALCKGDGLCNTKCPTGAIYLKHYTNQEIWSQIDAATPGWE; this is translated from the coding sequence ATGGCACAAAAAAAATTCATAGACGTTCTCGTGGTCGGCGGCGGTATCAGCGGTATCCAGGCTGCACTCGATCTTGCCAATAGCGGCTTCAAGGTCTATCTGGTCGATAAGGCGCCGGCCATCGGCGGCAAGATGTCGCAGCTGGACAAGACCTTCCCCTCCAACGACTGCTCCATGTGCATCGAATCTCCCAAGTTCAACGAATGCAGCAGGCATCCCAACATCGAGATCCTGACCTATACGGCGGTGGAGAGCGTCAAGGGAAAGGCGGGGAACTTCAAGGTCACCCTGGTGAAGAAGCCGCGCTACGTTGTGGAGGAGAAGTGCACGGGGTGCAACCTCTGCGTGGAATACTGCCCGGCCAAGGTCCCTGACAGGTACAACCAGAATATTTCCGACAACAAGGCCATCCATATCCATTTTTCCCAGGCACTGCCGCTGATTCCGTATGTGGACCCGGAGGCATGTCTTTATCTTAAAGACGGCTCGTGCACCATTTGCGTGGGGGTTTGCAAACCAAACGCCATCGACCTCCATCAGGAAGAAGAGCTGATGGAAGTGAACGCAGGGGCCATCGTCCTCGCTCCCGGCTTCGAGACCTTTGACCCCAAGCTCAGGAGCGACTACGGTTACGGTGTCTTCGAGAATGTGGTGACCAGCCTGGACTACGAGCGGATTCTCAGTTCCACCGGTCCCTACGAGGGGACGATCAGCCGTCCCTCGGACAAGAAACATCCCCACAAAATCGCCTGGATCCAGTGTGTCGGCTCTCGCCAGGTGAATCCAGAGGGGGGGAACAGCTACTGCTCGGCGGTCTGCTGTGCCTATACCCAGAAGCAGGTGATTCTCACCAAAGATCATGACCCCGGCATGGAAGCCACCATCTTCCACAACGACATCCGCGCCTTCGGCAAGGAATTCGAGCGTTTCTACCAGCGGGCCGAAAAGCTCTCCGACGTGCGCTTCATCAGAAGCTACGTCTCCATCGGCAGGGAGAACCCGGAAACCAGGAACGTCAGCATCCGCTATTCCACCTTCGACCAGGGGGTGAAGGAAGAAGAATTCGATATGGTGGTCCTCTCGGTTGGCCTCAACCCGCCGGCCGACGTCCAGACCATGGCCACCACCTTCGGTATCGAGCTCAACGAGTACGGCTTCTGCAAAACCAGGCCCGGCAACGCCATTGAAACCACCCGTCCCGGCATTTATGTGAGCGGCGCCTTTACCGGCCCGGCCGATATTCCAGAATCGGTGGTGACTGCCGGCGGCGCCAATGCCCTGTGCAGCGAACTCCTCTCCTATCGGCGCGGCGACCTTTCCCGGGAGCGGGTATATCCACCGGAGAAAGATGTAGCTAAAGAAGAGATCAGGATCGGCGTGGTCGTCTGCCTGTGCGGCGCCAACATCGGCCGGGTGGTGGATACCCCCGCCGTGGTCGAATATGCCGCCGGTCTCCCCAACGTGGTCTACGCCGAGCGCAACATGTTTGCCTGTTCCACGGAAAACGCCCAGCTCATAGCGGATGCCATCGTCGAGCACAACCTGAACCGCGTGGTGCTGGCAGCCTGCACCCCCCGGACCCACGAACCGCTCTTTCGGGATACCTGCCGGGAAGCGGGGTTGAACCAGTACTATTTCGAATTCGCCAACATCCGGGAGCACTGCTCCTGGGTCCACTCCAAGGACAAGGAAGGCGCCACCGAAAAGGCCAAGGACATCGTCCGCATGGCCGTGGCCAGGGCAGCCCACCTGGAGCCGCTGCAGGAGTTCCAGCTGCCGGTGAACAAGACTGCCCTGGTGGTTGGGGGTGGCATTGCCGGCATGACCAGCGCCCTGAGCATGGCCAACATCGGTTTCCAGGTGCATCTGGTTGAGAAGGAATCCGACTTGGGGGGAATGGCCCGCCGGCTCCACTACACTTTGGACGGGCTTGAGGTTCAGCCCCTTTTGGACGACCTGGTCCGCAAGGTATACCGCCACCCGCTGATTCACATCTCCCTTGACGCCACCATCACTGACGTATCCGGCTATGTGGGAAACTTTGTCACCACTGTCATCTCCGAAGGACGTCGCCGGGAGATCGCCCATGGCGCCGCCATCCTCGCCACCGGCGCCGATGAATACAAGCCCACGGAATACCTCTACGGGCAGAACGACCAGGTTCTTACGTCCCTTGAACTGGAGGAGCGGATCGCCAAGGGGGACGAACAGACCCTGGGTGCCCAGACCCTGGTCATGATCCAGTGTGTCGGCTGCCGGGAAGAATGGAAGAACTACTGCAGCCGTGTCTGCTGCAGCCAGTCCATCAAGAACGCCCTGAAGCTCAAGGAACTCAACCCGGAGATGGAGATCTACGTCATCTACCGGGACATGAGGACCTACGGATTCAGGGAAGACTACTACCGGGAAGCCGCCAACAAAGACGTGAAATTCATCCGCTATGAGCCCGCCGGCAAACCCCTGGTTGAAGCAGCCACGGAGGGGGGGCGCCCCATCATTCGGGTAACCGTACCGGACCCGGTTCTCGGCCAGAAGCTGGCCATAGATGCCAATCTGCTGGTCCTTGCCGCTGCCGTTGTCCCGTCGGCCGCGAGCCAGGAGATGGCCAAGCTGTTCAAGGTGGCCATGAACACGGACGGCTTCTTTCAGGAGGCCCATGTCAAGCTGCGGCCGGTCGATTTCGGCGCCGACGGCATCTTCCTCTGCGGCCTTGCCCACTATCCGAAACATATCACGGAGACCATCAGCCAGGCATACGGTGCTGCCGGCCGCACGGTCAACCTGCTCACCCGCGACTCGGTCACCGCCTCCGGTGCGGTCTGCGATGTGACCAGGAGCAACTGCGTGGCGTGCGCGGCCTGCATTACCGCCTGTAAATATGATGCCATAGAACTGGTCGACACACCTTTTGGCAAGGAGGCCACGGTGAATCCGGCCCTGTGCAAGGGAGACGGCTTGTGCAACACCAAGTGCCCGACCGGTGCCATCTACCTGAAGCACTACACGAACCAGGAGATTTGGTCCCAGATCGATGCGGCGACGCCGGGGTGGGAGTGA
- a CDS encoding hydrogenase iron-sulfur subunit, with product MTAALEFKPRVVGFLCTWUAYGAADLAGVSRLQYTTETKIIRVMCSGRVDLDFVLRAFSRGADGVFIGGCWLGECHYVTEGNYDALSMMHLAKRVLEEVGINPDRLRLEWVSASEGMRYAEVMNDFGRRLKELGPIGSSEGIEKEALKLKFAAVKKILPFLKLVERERLRVRFKTEEEYTKFFSSPEVDALIRGVIAENLAISQILTLLGRKPLTTRQIAEVLRLEPAEVARCLNVSSQQGLIRYNETEKRYAVA from the coding sequence ATGACAGCAGCCCTTGAATTTAAACCGCGGGTCGTCGGTTTTTTGTGCACGTGGTGAGCGTACGGCGCTGCCGACCTGGCTGGAGTTTCCAGACTGCAATATACAACTGAAACAAAGATCATCCGCGTGATGTGCTCGGGCAGGGTCGACCTGGACTTTGTGCTGCGCGCCTTTTCCCGGGGTGCCGACGGGGTATTCATTGGTGGCTGCTGGCTTGGCGAGTGCCATTATGTCACCGAAGGCAATTACGATGCCCTGAGCATGATGCACCTGGCCAAGAGAGTCCTCGAAGAGGTAGGAATCAATCCCGACCGGCTGCGTCTCGAATGGGTTTCCGCCTCAGAGGGGATGCGCTACGCCGAGGTGATGAACGACTTCGGTCGCAGACTGAAGGAACTGGGGCCGATCGGTTCCAGCGAGGGCATAGAAAAAGAGGCCCTGAAGCTGAAATTTGCCGCAGTGAAGAAGATACTCCCCTTCCTCAAGCTGGTTGAACGGGAGCGGTTGCGGGTACGGTTTAAGACGGAAGAAGAATATACGAAATTCTTCAGTAGCCCGGAGGTGGATGCCCTGATCCGTGGGGTGATCGCCGAAAATCTGGCCATCAGCCAGATTCTCACGCTCCTGGGGAGAAAACCGCTGACGACCAGGCAAATTGCCGAGGTGTTGAGGCTGGAGCCGGCGGAGGTGGCAAGATGCCTCAATGTTTCATCGCAACAGGGCTTGATCCGCTACAACGAAACCGAGAAACGCTATGCCGTCGCCTGA
- a CDS encoding complex I 24 kDa subunit family protein: MRKEGTTMDRDRIDQIIDTHGCKASSLIQILIAIQSENHWLPKEVLERVSERLNVPMNQIQHITTFYKSFSLVPKGRHEVHVCMGTACHVRGAQGVLDTVEDVTGIKPGETDVDLKFSLETVNCIGCCALGPVMVVDGDYHGNLAATQVEDVLKTYE; the protein is encoded by the coding sequence ATGAGAAAAGAGGGCACGACTATGGACAGGGACAGGATTGACCAGATTATCGACACCCATGGCTGCAAAGCCAGTTCGCTCATTCAGATATTGATTGCCATCCAGAGTGAAAACCACTGGCTCCCCAAGGAAGTTCTGGAACGGGTCAGCGAGCGACTGAACGTACCCATGAATCAGATCCAGCATATCACCACCTTTTACAAGTCGTTCAGCCTGGTCCCCAAGGGGCGTCACGAGGTCCATGTCTGCATGGGAACCGCTTGCCATGTCCGTGGTGCCCAGGGTGTTCTCGATACCGTTGAAGATGTGACCGGTATCAAGCCGGGAGAGACCGACGTCGATCTCAAGTTCAGCCTGGAAACCGTCAACTGCATCGGCTGCTGTGCCCTCGGACCGGTAATGGTGGTGGATGGCGATTACCACGGTAACCTGGCCGCAACCCAGGTGGAAGACGTGTTGAAAACCTACGAGTAA
- a CDS encoding NADH-quinone oxidoreductase subunit NuoF, whose protein sequence is MAKINSTVEFEALRKEILSSRDPNRPCIAVCTGSGCLALGAAKLVAALKSEIKEQGLEQRIEVRETGCPGFCERGPLIVIYPEETCYLKVQPTDAKEVIASVMEKKIIDRLLYVDQVTGERVVHEMDIPFYKNQLRLLIGNNIKLDPTSIDDYIAIGGYTALEKAVCQMKPEQVVGLVKESGLRGRGGGGFPSGNKWEFTRNAPDPVKYVVVNADEGDPGAFMDRALLEGSPHAVLEGLIIGAYAIGAHEGFLYVRQEYPLAVHNITLAIQKAEEYGFLGKNILGSGFDFTVEVAQGAGAFVCGEETALIRSLEGKTGEPKPRPPFPAVRGLWNKPTNINNVETWANIPLIINKGPAAFASVGTGGSKGTKIFSLVGKVKNTGLVEVPMGITLRDIVYKIGGGIPGEKKFKAVQTGGPAGGCMPESLLDMEVDFDQLTKAGSMMGSGGMIVLDEETCMVDFARFFLSFLAEESCGKCVPCREGIQQMLAILNDLTHGKGKKGDLELLEQLTEVSSASLCALGKGAPNPVLSTLKHFRDEYQAHMEGKCPAFTCKSLFSYYIEPEKCQACTSCGKKCPAGAIEGGKNQIHMVDQAKCTKCGACLQACPPRFAAVTRILGEVVPPPLPEEARTIVRGSK, encoded by the coding sequence ATGGCAAAGATAAATTCGACTGTCGAGTTCGAAGCATTGAGGAAGGAAATCCTGTCGTCCAGGGATCCGAACCGCCCCTGCATTGCCGTATGCACCGGCTCCGGTTGCCTTGCCCTCGGCGCCGCCAAACTGGTGGCCGCCTTGAAAAGCGAAATCAAGGAGCAGGGGCTGGAACAGAGGATCGAAGTAAGGGAAACCGGTTGTCCCGGCTTCTGCGAGCGGGGTCCCCTGATCGTCATCTACCCGGAGGAGACCTGCTATCTCAAGGTGCAGCCGACTGACGCCAAAGAGGTCATCGCCAGCGTCATGGAGAAGAAGATCATCGACCGGCTGCTCTATGTGGATCAGGTGACCGGTGAGCGGGTCGTCCATGAGATGGATATCCCCTTTTACAAGAATCAGTTGCGGCTTTTGATCGGCAACAACATCAAGCTCGACCCGACCAGCATCGACGACTACATCGCCATCGGCGGTTACACTGCCTTGGAAAAAGCTGTCTGCCAGATGAAGCCGGAGCAGGTGGTGGGGCTGGTGAAGGAATCGGGGCTTCGGGGGCGCGGTGGTGGCGGCTTTCCCTCGGGGAACAAGTGGGAATTCACCCGCAATGCACCTGATCCGGTGAAATACGTGGTTGTCAACGCCGACGAGGGTGACCCCGGGGCATTCATGGACCGGGCGCTGTTGGAGGGGAGCCCCCATGCGGTCCTGGAAGGGCTCATTATCGGCGCCTATGCCATCGGCGCCCATGAAGGTTTTCTCTACGTGCGTCAGGAATACCCCCTGGCCGTGCACAATATCACCCTCGCCATCCAGAAGGCTGAGGAATATGGCTTCCTGGGGAAAAATATCCTGGGATCGGGCTTCGATTTCACGGTGGAGGTGGCCCAAGGGGCAGGCGCCTTTGTCTGCGGCGAAGAAACAGCCTTGATCCGCTCCCTGGAGGGGAAGACGGGGGAGCCGAAACCGAGACCCCCTTTTCCTGCCGTGAGGGGGCTGTGGAACAAACCGACCAACATCAACAACGTGGAGACCTGGGCCAATATTCCTCTTATTATCAACAAGGGCCCGGCCGCCTTCGCTTCCGTAGGCACCGGGGGGAGCAAAGGCACCAAAATATTCTCCCTGGTGGGCAAGGTCAAGAACACCGGGCTGGTTGAAGTGCCCATGGGGATAACCCTGCGGGACATCGTCTACAAGATCGGCGGCGGCATTCCCGGAGAGAAGAAGTTCAAGGCGGTGCAGACCGGTGGCCCGGCGGGGGGGTGCATGCCCGAATCGCTCCTGGACATGGAGGTCGATTTCGACCAGCTCACCAAGGCCGGCTCCATGATGGGGTCCGGCGGCATGATCGTCCTCGATGAAGAGACCTGCATGGTGGATTTCGCCAGGTTTTTCCTCTCCTTTCTGGCAGAAGAGTCATGCGGCAAATGTGTCCCCTGCCGCGAAGGCATTCAACAGATGCTTGCCATCCTGAATGACCTGACCCATGGGAAAGGGAAAAAGGGTGACCTGGAGCTTCTGGAGCAGCTTACCGAGGTTTCCAGCGCCTCGTTGTGTGCCCTGGGCAAGGGTGCACCGAACCCGGTGCTGAGCACCCTGAAACATTTCCGGGATGAATATCAGGCCCACATGGAGGGGAAATGCCCTGCCTTCACCTGCAAGAGCCTCTTCTCCTACTATATTGAGCCGGAGAAGTGCCAGGCATGCACGAGCTGCGGCAAAAAATGCCCGGCAGGGGCGATTGAAGGGGGAAAGAACCAGATCCACATGGTCGACCAGGCAAAATGCACCAAGTGCGGGGCCTGCCTGCAGGCCTGCCCCCCCCGCTTCGCAGCGGTGACGCGGATACTGGGCGAGGTAGTCCCACCCCCATTGCCGGAAGAGGCGAGAACAATAGTCAGGGGGAGCAAATAG
- a CDS encoding 2Fe-2S iron-sulfur cluster-binding protein, producing the protein MSELVLQIDGREVTVKEGATILEAAESVGIAIPTLCHHHKLEPYGGCRVCSVEVEANGRTMVVAACTYPAEKNVVVRTRSEKLSRIRQALVEMMLAHAPDSEKLVALAEEYGADRDRFKRNQSFCIHCGLCVRYCTEVKKKNALGFIDRGAKKRICFIPKIAAAECWKCRECFPLCPTSALQAAFVLTEGMTAAVPTEAAESGR; encoded by the coding sequence ATGAGCGAACTGGTCTTACAAATAGATGGCAGAGAGGTTACGGTAAAGGAAGGTGCGACCATTCTCGAAGCAGCCGAGAGCGTGGGAATAGCCATTCCCACCCTTTGTCACCACCACAAGCTGGAACCCTATGGGGGGTGCCGGGTCTGCTCAGTGGAGGTGGAAGCCAACGGCAGGACGATGGTCGTTGCCGCCTGCACCTATCCGGCCGAAAAAAATGTCGTCGTGCGCACCCGGAGCGAAAAGCTTTCCAGGATTCGCCAGGCGCTGGTGGAGATGATGCTGGCCCATGCACCCGATTCGGAAAAACTGGTGGCGTTGGCTGAGGAGTATGGCGCAGACCGGGATCGGTTCAAAAGAAACCAGTCCTTCTGCATTCATTGCGGCCTTTGTGTACGCTACTGCACCGAGGTGAAGAAGAAAAATGCCCTGGGGTTCATCGACCGGGGCGCCAAAAAGAGGATCTGCTTCATTCCGAAAATAGCGGCCGCCGAATGCTGGAAGTGCAGGGAATGTTTTCCCCTCTGCCCCACCTCTGCGCTCCAGGCTGCCTTCGTTCTCACTGAAGGGATGACCGCGGCTGTACCGACTGAAGCGGCCGAATCCGGACGGTAA